The following are from one region of the Corynebacterium hindlerae genome:
- the ypfJ gene encoding KPN_02809 family neutral zinc metallopeptidase: MTFREDADYSEKYARTGGGGRRLAAGGGIGSLLLVGLFLLLGGNPGDIGEILGDNTQQSSGEAGYLEGCDSAEAANTRADCRVEEAGVSTNKVWEKVLPEQAGLQYTKPGLVVFTNSTMSGCGMASANTGPFYCPADDTAYFDVSFFNQLEKLGGDNAPLAQMYIVAHEFGHHVQKIEGTLGLSNYNQPGADSNAVKIELQADCYAGIWAHHADKGEGAMLETITNDQVRSAVETAAAVGDDNIQKRSGGEVRPDLWTHGSSADRAKAFMTGYQQGTMKSCDTLGRGVYK; this comes from the coding sequence ATGACATTCCGCGAAGACGCTGACTATTCCGAAAAGTACGCCCGCACCGGAGGCGGAGGCCGACGCCTCGCTGCTGGTGGTGGCATCGGTTCCCTGCTGCTGGTGGGCTTATTCCTACTTCTCGGTGGCAACCCCGGCGATATCGGTGAAATCCTCGGCGATAACACCCAACAGTCCAGTGGTGAGGCTGGATATCTCGAAGGTTGCGATAGCGCGGAAGCCGCCAACACTCGCGCAGACTGCCGAGTGGAAGAAGCAGGTGTGTCCACCAACAAGGTGTGGGAAAAGGTTTTGCCCGAGCAGGCAGGACTGCAGTACACCAAGCCAGGACTCGTCGTGTTCACCAACTCGACCATGTCCGGTTGCGGTATGGCATCCGCTAACACCGGTCCGTTCTACTGCCCTGCCGACGACACCGCCTACTTCGATGTATCATTCTTCAACCAGCTAGAAAAGCTCGGAGGTGACAACGCACCACTGGCACAGATGTACATTGTGGCCCACGAATTCGGGCACCACGTACAAAAGATCGAGGGCACTCTCGGCCTTTCCAACTACAACCAGCCGGGCGCAGATTCCAATGCGGTCAAGATCGAACTGCAGGCCGACTGCTACGCCGGCATCTGGGCCCACCACGCTGACAAGGGCGAAGGCGCGATGCTGGAGACAATCACTAACGACCAGGTCCGTTCCGCTGTGGAAACAGCCGCTGCGGTGGGCGACGACAACATCCAAAAGCGGTCCGGAGGCGAGGTTCGACCGGACCTGTGGACCCACGGCTCCTCCGCCGACCGCGCTAAAGCTTTCATGACGGGATACCAGCAAGGCACCATGAAGTCCTGCGACACTCTCGGCCGCGGGGTATATAAGTAG